The Deefgea tanakiae DNA segment ACCAATTTTGTTCCAAGCAAAGACGCAAACTCATGCGTGCTCGATACAAAAGGACTGAGCAATTAGTCGTGGTGATCTCTAATTGATTACAAATATCGCTGATTTCGAGCTCCATTACTTCGCGCATCGCAAAAACCATTGCGGTGCGACGTGGCATTTTAGTGGCACACAATTCATACGTTTGCCAGAAATGCCGATCTTCGAGATTGGCTTCTGGTTTGCCCCAGTTACGCGGTGCTTCAGAACCCCAGTGGCCGGAGCTATCGAACAACACATCAAAGTCACTACGGTCGTTTTCTTCGTCGATTAGCGGCGAAATGAGCTGTGGATCGCGGTAACGGCGGCGATGCACATCAAGCACTTTGTATTTCAATATGCCCATTAGCCATGTTTTTAAGCTCGATTGCCCAGAAAACGACTCTGGTTTTTCAAGCGCCGCCAACATCGTTTCTTGCACCACATCTTCGGCCAACTGCGCGTCATTCAATTGAAATAGTGCGTAACGCAGTAAAGCAAAGTGATGAGATTGCAAGTCGGCTGCTAAAAATGACATTAATTAATCCAGAAGTTTTGCCGTGCGGCGTGATGACTAATCACGCGTTGGAAATGGCTTGGGTCTTTGGCAAAGGTCATTTCACCTGCTGCGGGCTTGTAAAAATCAAGCAAACGCGACACCCAGAAACGCAAGGCGGCAGCGCGCAGCATGATGGGCCAATCGGTAATTTCCGCTTCAGTCAATGGACGCACCGATTGATAGCCAGCCAGCATGGCGCGTGCGCGCGCATCATCAATATCGCCATTCTCAAGTACGCACCAATCGTTGAGCGTAATGGCTAAGTCGTACAGCAAGATGTCGTTGCAAGCGTAGTAAAAATCAATAAAGCCGCCAACCTGATCGCCATTCATCAGTGCATTGTCGCGGAATAAATCGGCGTGAATCACGCCTTGCGGTAGCTGATCGAATTTGTGTTGGGATTGGAGTGCCACTTCGGCGTGCAACAGCGCTGCGTCAGCCTCGTTCATAAATGGATACATTTCCTGCGCCGTCGCCGACCACCATTGCGGGCCGCGCGGATTGTCCATTTTGCCGCTGTAGCTCGTCGCCGCCAAATGCATTTGCGCCAGCATTTCGCCAACTTGGCCGCATTGTTCTGCATTTGGGTTGTCGATGACTGCGCCCGGCAAGCAGGGTACGAGTAGCGTTGGTTTTCCGTTCAGTTCATCGATGTATTGATGCTGCAAATTGGCAATTGGCGCGGCGACTGCAATCCCATGTTGCGCAAGATGCACCATCAAGTTCACGTAATACGGTAACTCGTCGGCACGCAGCGTTTCAAACAAAGTTAAAACATATTTGCCGTGCGTGGTCGTGACAAAGTAATTGGTATTTGTCACACCCGCTGAAATGCCCTTTAGCTCGACGAGTTGACCTAATGAATAGCGTTGTAGGAAAGGAACGAGGTCGGAAGTCGCGACCGTAGTAAAAACAGACATGGGTACTCTCGAGATTTCAGTGCATTTCACGTAGGCGCGCAGTATGAATCATCCGTGCGCCTTGGGCAAAGCCAGAATTGAGAATCACGGATCACTCAATTCGTATTGATGCTTTGCAGCCGTGCTTACCAGCGGAACAAGACCCAGCGTGGTACGGCGATATTTTCTGTTGGGCCGCTTTGGCGGACGAAATTGCCTTGGCCATTGGGATCAACCAAATAATATTCAGGGCCTACTGCAGGGACGACTCGGATTTGATAGAGGTGGCCATTCATACGATATTCGGTCATCGTCACATCGCCTTTTTGCACCACGCGAATATCGACTTTAGGTTGATCTTCGCTCGCCTCGGCTGGCATGGGGGGCGGCGCGTCTGCTACTTCTGCCGCAAAAGCCGGCATGGTCAGAAGTAGGCTGAGGCTAATGATGAGGCTACGCATTGTTTATCCTTGAGGGTACGGAAAATAAGTAGAGTACTAGGGCGTATAATGCACGCTGCAACACTTCATTCTTACAACAGTATAGAGAAATCTCGCATGGCGACGCTGCTTTTAATTGATGGATCATCTTATTTATATCGCGCTTTTCATGCGATTCGCGACCTTTCTGCGCCCGATGGTACTCCGAGCAATGCAGTATTCGGCTTTGTGAATATGCTGAAAAAACTGCGGCAGCAAACACCTGCTGATTATATCGCGTGCGTGTTCGATGCCAAAGGAAAGACTTTTCGCGATGATTTATATGAGCAATATAAAGCGCAACGTCCACCGATGCCGGATGAATTACGGGTGCAAATCGAGCCAATTCATCAAGCGGTAGCCGCCTTTGGGATTCCTATCTTGATGGTCAGTGGCGTGGAGGCCGATGATGTGATCGGAACGCTCGCGCGCGAGGCGAGTCGCCAAGGCATCACGACCATTATGTCGACCGGCGACAAAGACATGGCGCAGTTGGTCGATGAATTTGCGCGCATTGAAAACAGCATGACCGAAGAAGTCCTGCGCCGCGATGAAGTGTTTGCCAAATTTAATGTCTGGCCCGAGCAAATCGTTGATTATTTGACGCTGGTTGGCGATACCGTCGACAACGTGCCGGGCGTGCCTAAATGTGGCCCGAAAACCGCCGCCAAATGGTTGGCTGAATACCAAACCCTCGACAACGTCATTGCACACGCTGATGAGATCAAAGGCGTGGTCGGCCAGAATTTACGCGATAGTTTGGCTTGGTTGCCGATGGCCAAGCAATTGGTGACGATTAAATGCGATGTGGATCTCAGTGTTGAGCTTCCGAATGGCATTGCGGATCTGCAAACGACGACTGAGGATAGCGCGACTTTATTGGCGCTGTTTAAACGCTTTGGATTTAAGACGTGGACGCGAGAAATGGAAAGCCGCCTTGCGTCAGCGCCAGCTGCACCAGCCGCTGTGGGCAGTATTGGTAGCAGTGGCGATTTATTTGCTGAATCCACTATTGATGCGGGTATTGCTTCGCAGTCATTGGTTGAAAATGTCTTGGTTGATATACCTAAGGTTAAAGTAGAGCGTCACTACGAAACCATCAACACCGCTGCCAAACTCAGCGAATGGCTCGCTAAAATTAACGCCGCCGAACTGACCGCATTCGATACCGAAACGACGAGTCTGGACGCGATGCAAGCGCATTTGGTTGGGATGTCGTTTTCAGTTAAAGCGGGCGAAGCGGCCTATTTACCGCTCGCGCACACCGGCCCTGACCATCCTGAGCAGTTGCCGTTGGACGCCACTTTGGCGTTACTCAAACCGTGGCTAGAATCGGCAACGCACCATAAAGTCGGCCAAAACTTAAAGTACGATCAACACATTTTGGCCAATTATGGCATCACGTTGGCCGGAATTAGCGACGATACGCTGCTGATGTCGTATGTGCTCGCCAGCCACGAACGCCACAATATGGACGACCAAGCCGCGCGCGAATTGGGCGAAACGACGATCAAATACGAAGAAATCTGCGGCAAAGGCGCTAAGCAAATTGGCTTTGCTGAAGTCGATGTAGAGATTGCCACGCAGTATGCGGCTGAAGACGCTGATATTACTTTGCGTTTGGCGCATACCCTCAAACCGCGCCTCACTGACAAATTGCTCGAAGTCTACCGCGACATCGAAATGCCATCGCGCGCCGTGCTGTACACGATGGAGCGCAACGGCATTTTGCTCGACGCTGCGCTGCTGCAACGGCAAAGCCACGATATTGGCCTGCGCTTGATTGAATTGGAAAACCAAGCGTATGAGCTGGCTGGCCAACCGTTTAATTTGGCTTCTCCCAAGCAATTGGGCGAGATTTTCTTTGAAAAACTCAAACTGCCGGTGGTCAAAAAAACCCCGAAAGGCGCGCCATCGACTGACGAAGAAGTTTTGAGCGAATTGGCCAAAGATTATCCGCTGCCCAAAGTGCTGCTCGAACACCGCAGCCTTTCTAAACTCAAGTCGACTTACACCGACAAATTGCCGCTGATGGTCAATCCAAAAACCGGCCGCGTACACACCAGCTTTAACCAAACCGTCGCCGTCACAGGACGCTTGAGTTCATCTGATCCTAATCTGCAAAACATCCCCGTTCGCACCGCTGAAGGGCGTAAAATTCGCGAGGCATTTATCGCTGCGCCAGGCTGCAAGCTGGTTTCAGCCGATTACTCCCAGATTGAATTGCGCATCATGGCGCATTTATCCAATGATGCCGCGATGCTCAAAGCCTTTGAACTCGGCCACGACATTCATAAAGCCACCGCCGCCGAGGTGTTTGGTGTACCGCTGGAAGAAGTGACCAGCGAGCAACGCCGCTACGCCAAGTCGATTAACTTTGGCCTGATTTACGGCATGGGCGTGTTTGGCTTAGCCGCGCAACTCGAAATCACGCGCGAAGCGGCGAAAACCTTTATCGAGCGCTATTTCAATCGCTTTTCT contains these protein-coding regions:
- a CDS encoding sigma-70 family RNA polymerase sigma factor, coding for MSFLAADLQSHHFALLRYALFQLNDAQLAEDVVQETMLAALEKPESFSGQSSLKTWLMGILKYKVLDVHRRRYRDPQLISPLIDEENDRSDFDVLFDSSGHWGSEAPRNWGKPEANLEDRHFWQTYELCATKMPRRTAMVFAMREVMELEISDICNQLEITTTNCSVLLYRARMSLRLCLEQNWFESSAVSHS
- a CDS encoding homoserine kinase, giving the protein MSVFTTVATSDLVPFLQRYSLGQLVELKGISAGVTNTNYFVTTTHGKYVLTLFETLRADELPYYVNLMVHLAQHGIAVAAPIANLQHQYIDELNGKPTLLVPCLPGAVIDNPNAEQCGQVGEMLAQMHLAATSYSGKMDNPRGPQWWSATAQEMYPFMNEADAALLHAEVALQSQHKFDQLPQGVIHADLFRDNALMNGDQVGGFIDFYYACNDILLYDLAITLNDWCVLENGDIDDARARAMLAGYQSVRPLTEAEITDWPIMLRAAALRFWVSRLLDFYKPAAGEMTFAKDPSHFQRVISHHAARQNFWIN
- a CDS encoding DUF2782 domain-containing protein, whose translation is MRSLIISLSLLLTMPAFAAEVADAPPPMPAEASEDQPKVDIRVVQKGDVTMTEYRMNGHLYQIRVVPAVGPEYYLVDPNGQGNFVRQSGPTENIAVPRWVLFRW
- the polA gene encoding DNA polymerase I yields the protein MATLLLIDGSSYLYRAFHAIRDLSAPDGTPSNAVFGFVNMLKKLRQQTPADYIACVFDAKGKTFRDDLYEQYKAQRPPMPDELRVQIEPIHQAVAAFGIPILMVSGVEADDVIGTLAREASRQGITTIMSTGDKDMAQLVDEFARIENSMTEEVLRRDEVFAKFNVWPEQIVDYLTLVGDTVDNVPGVPKCGPKTAAKWLAEYQTLDNVIAHADEIKGVVGQNLRDSLAWLPMAKQLVTIKCDVDLSVELPNGIADLQTTTEDSATLLALFKRFGFKTWTREMESRLASAPAAPAAVGSIGSSGDLFAESTIDAGIASQSLVENVLVDIPKVKVERHYETINTAAKLSEWLAKINAAELTAFDTETTSLDAMQAHLVGMSFSVKAGEAAYLPLAHTGPDHPEQLPLDATLALLKPWLESATHHKVGQNLKYDQHILANYGITLAGISDDTLLMSYVLASHERHNMDDQAARELGETTIKYEEICGKGAKQIGFAEVDVEIATQYAAEDADITLRLAHTLKPRLTDKLLEVYRDIEMPSRAVLYTMERNGILLDAALLQRQSHDIGLRLIELENQAYELAGQPFNLASPKQLGEIFFEKLKLPVVKKTPKGAPSTDEEVLSELAKDYPLPKVLLEHRSLSKLKSTYTDKLPLMVNPKTGRVHTSFNQTVAVTGRLSSSDPNLQNIPVRTAEGRKIREAFIAAPGCKLVSADYSQIELRIMAHLSNDAAMLKAFELGHDIHKATAAEVFGVPLEEVTSEQRRYAKSINFGLIYGMGVFGLAAQLEITREAAKTFIERYFNRFSSVAEYMEQTRQVVREQGFVETVFGRRLWLPEIKSSNAARRAGAERAAINGPMQGTAADLIKLAMVAVADWLVAEQLQSKLLLQVHDELILEVPESELELVKTKLPEIMAGVAKLNVPLLAEVGVGMNWEEAH